The segment AGTAACGCCCCATCACCTGAAAGACTTCTATGCCTAAATTCCTGATGTTAATCTCATAAATTGACTTGGATATTTTCTCAAGCGATGTTGTCTTTTACTTTTCTATTGAGAAAGATATCTACCCAAACAGTGGTGTCTTAAAGTGAGGAATATACCTGTACGTGACAGAGTCAGATATTTTCCCTCATCTCAAGTCGGAGCAAGTAACAAATTACCATAGACGTGGACAAAAAAGTTGCGCTGAGCACTCCTCCAGACCACCTAAAAGGTTTTCGCGCAACTTGCTGACAGAATTTAAGTAaatgtttgatattaatatagtttttatgtgGTTGCCGTTTGGTATTAATATAAACTAGGTCGGGTGTACTAAAGAACTGAAACCTGCAGCTACCACAGGGAAGATGATTGTAGGAATCGATCAAGTTCGCTCGCCTTTAATCTTCTGCTGCACAGGCACAATACAATTAGTAATCATACCTCTTCTCCAAAAAGAGTTTTATATAAATGGCAAGTGGAAATCCCCCTCCAAACTAACAAACCAACGAAAAAAATATCTCAGTCTTGACAATTAGCTAGTAAAGTAACTGAACCTCAAGTCAATTTGCAGTAAAAACGAGGGTCCCACCTTTTTATATACAGGTTCAAGCATATACATGTGTCCTATGAGGTGCCAAAGTTTTGGAACTTAACTTTGGCAACAAGGTTGTGGTTGGTAATTCCTGTCATGTTTATGAATGCGTTCACAGGAAGGATTCCATGAGCAAGTTGCAAATAGGGGGCCTGTTGGGTCTACCAGCCCGAGTTTTCTTCACTAAATTCGCGTGTGACCATATACAATGTGCCACCATGAGCAACTGGTACAAAACCAGTTGTCTAAGATAGGCATAGCAAGCAACTTGCAACTTTATATATGAAAGAACCAAAGATACTACATTTCCTATTGTCGTCATCCTCTCTCAGCCAGATGATATCATTCTTCTTGGATTCGTTAATGCTGTCTGTCTTTGAATTTGGAGTTTGGCTGATAGAGCATTAGAGCAAGGACCACCGACTCTCGAAGGTTTCTCTTTACGAGAGGAACAAGTTAATTTAAtacgaaaaaaaaatcatcaaaggtGCACCATCAATCACTTGTCAAGTACCGGCAGGCATGCATGTTATCATCGAAACTGTCGAACCAGTCTAATGCAAGTTTTATCATCATCAATTCATTCCACATCGAGAGTCAATCTGCTAAACAATCTCGACACAAACGGTGCAAGCATAAAAGAATATTCATTAACTGTAAATATTCGATGACATCATTTGAATTTAGTAAATATGATGGCTGAGTCATTGAGAAACAGATAGTGTCTTAAAATAGCAGACTCTATCAAAAGATACAATCTAAACTGCTGTCTACAACTTAAGAATCATCAAATGACAGccaccaaaaaatatttctacTTGTTCTAAGGCATTGGTAAATTTACTTTGGCAGCATCTCGTTGGAATTCAAGAAACTAGGCTGATTTGTTGAAGCAAGAAGTCTGGCCCACATCCTATCTGTTACCTTCACTGTATTTTGTGCCTCTGTCACACGCTGCAATATCACAAAAAGTTGAATCTATCATGCATCACAAAATTGTATAGCATTAGCTAAACCAATTTTAACAGCACGTCACTTTGTGTATCCCTCCACACTGAAATTGGGTGTGTGCAAGGGAAGGACTAGGGAAGACAATGTCACCAAAAGTATAGAAATATTGAAGGTACTAGTACCAAAGAATTTATACACGTTTCCACAGGCTCCAAGACCTATCCTGCTACTAACTGAAAATAATTGTTGTATTCATTGGAGCTCAACAACCGCTTAAAATCATTCATTCTGGCATATTGCAGCCAAAATAGAATCGTCACATAATTGAAAATAGAAGTGAGAATTCAGAAGACACAATGGAACAGGAAATTTACAGAGCCCCTGTAAGGTTAGCTCAACATCAAACAGTAATAAAAAAGGCCAGAAACAGCTAGTCATATTCTGCATCATCTGTATCAGCGGGAGGCAACATGGGAACCAGAACAGAATCTGCACTATGGTGCAAAGAAACTAAATTATGCTTTTGTGCAAACTGAAGTAAGAGTGACGACGATCAAGGAAAGATACTAGTTTTCATTTGTCATCAAGCAGCAGGAGCACCCTAAATTAGTTTTGCATTCATGCTGCAAGGCAGTAGCTGAATTTATTCTTACCCAtcttatatgatttttcaagttgCTACTCCTTCATTGAGATTCAAGCATTTGGGACATATAATTAAACAATCAATCCCAGTAAAACCTGTATTGGCCATCTTATGATGACAGGAATTTAGccatcataattctcaatccccTTCTCCTTACTTATCAGGTCAGTTAGTTTTATTAATCCAGCCAAATCTATAAGAATCTAGCTTTTCCTGGTTAAATGCATAATATATAAGGGCTTTTTATTGAATCTTGATGTATTGATTCACACTTGAGacatttaaatttgtaaaattataaatataggaGCCAAGTCTCATATTTTAAAACCAAGGTAAACCAGCAAGTGAAACTGTATTCATAGAAAGTCATGTTAGTCATGAACAAAGATTGAGAAGAGGAAGTACTTACAGCAATGGGAATATAAGCATGTCTGCTGTTTACTGGACCAACTGTGAATCCTGTGTACCCAGCCATGGCCCCATGAACAGCACTTTGTGCAAGAAGACTGCAATAAATGTTGTCTGATGCATTACTTGGGATAGCTCTAATCATGTATGTAGGATCTGCAtacgaaaatataaaaatttagataCATAGACCTCCTCTTTCATCAGCACAGGAGGAGATTTTCCACAAGGTTCTCAAACATACTTTCTTAATTCTTGATCCTAAAATACCAAACTTGATGTTGAACAATTATTCCAGGAGTTACTATTTTCTTGTTTGACAAGGTTCTTAAACTTGACAAAGCCAAGCCTGAAAAGAAGtccaaaaaagaataaaagcatATGATATGAAGCTTGAagttaatattttcttgttttaattattttcctagttaattttagattttaattattttttttctacttagcTTAGAACTtctaatttaattagtattttactatttaggaATCTTAATGCTAGATGGATtctattaattagatatattttgatTAGAAATCATTTCCTATAaaggattttagttttaatcaGAAATAATTTCCTATAAAGGATTTTAAGACTAATATTAATAGGAatgtctaatttattttatgaaaatgaaGACTAttgttcagatttttttaaaattccagaGAATTTTCTCTAAATATCTGTACAACATAGGTTTGTAATTTTAGAGCTTGAGAACTCTAGTTTTATCTTCGCTATACACTGCGTCAGGTTGTATCAAAATGGGTCAATGCCCAAATTGATAGCGAATCGTGAAGAGAATCATGGAGCAGTTGAAGGCAACCATCTTCGTGACGATGATTAAAGGATGCAAGCTGTTTGAAATCAACTAGATTGTCATTTAGTAACGATAGCAGCTTTAAGGAGCAAGTGCAAACTGGGTTTGGCAACATCAACACCAAATTTGATGACCTTAAAACCAGGCTTGAGACACTAGGGTTGTGCGCAAACATGAATCAAAAAAGAAGAGAGGCACACACCGGAGATGAAGCCCACGGCCAACTTGTCATCGAACTAGCTCGTACAAATCCTTGTGGTCACTATGACTACGGGTATTCATCTAATGAAGAAGATCTATTTTGGTTGATGGAAGGCATAAAAAAGAATCACAAAGAGTAGAGGAACATGTTTGGAGACTTACCTCGAGACCCACCTTACCTTAGACCTATTCCTGAAACTCCACCTAGACAACCACTTGTCTATGTGATGGTTGTTAGTGAAGATGAACTTGATGGAGGTCGTAGAACCTTATCAGATCAAGACAAACAACCACAACCCCAGAGACAGAAATCGATTATCGTGATTGAAGGTTAGAATGAGCAACAACCTCTCAATGACAAGGATGTTCTATGTGAACCTGAtggagatgatgaagaagatttATATGATGATGAAGATCTTGCAAACAAGGACATGGAAGGCTCAGCAAGTCTTCAGGATATATTATGgatgattattttgatgttcatTTAAATACAACGGTTGAAGTATTTGAGGACATAAACTCCAAGTTTGAAGTACAAAATTGTTGGAAAAACTACAAATAGACTTCATAGGAATAAAAAGTATATCAGATATGGATTTTCCTTATTATACCCataccataaattaaattttgaagttcATAAGTCAAAGACATGCTGCTTCGTGAATAAATTAGTTACGGTATTGTACTCgaagtatttttttctttagattggAAGAGTTCAATTTCTGACAAATAACTTGAGGATGAGTATTTTTCAAGTGGAGGAGACTACCGTAGAACAATTATCTCAAAGGTTTGTGAACCAGATTGACAAGGTCAAGCCTGAACAGAAATCCTCAAAGAAACCCGAAAGCATATGATATGAAGCctaaaattactattttcttgttttaattatttttctaattaattttgtattttaattatttgtttcctaCTAAGCTtagaacttttaatttaattagtattttactatttagaaaTCCTAATGTTAGATGGATTCTATTAATTATGTAAGTTTTAATTAGGAATCATTTCCTTTAAAGGAATTTATGACTAATATAAATAGAGATGTCAAGTTTATTTTATGAAGATGAAGACtattattcaaatttttataaaatatttaggagTTTTATCTAAATTTCTCTATAGCTTAGATCTATAACCTTAGGGCTTGAGAACCCTAGTTTTATCTTCGCTATACATTGTGTCAAAACTCAATCAATATTACAGAATTTAACCATATGAAACTTTCTGGTCTAGCCTCAAATCAGCACGTGTTTTTAGGAAAAGATATTTACCATGGCCTCTCATTACCTACAAATAAGCATATGCCAAAGagcattgtttaatttatttttttcctaaaaacaaTATCCAAaattagttttcttaaaaaagtcACCCTTGAAATAGGATAGTGTTTAGCAGAAGTTAGAATCATCAGATGCAACAGTTGCTAAACCAAAGATAAAATGCTAATGCAATCATTTGGAAGGTACctatatatttcatatttatcTCCATCTTCTTCACCTTTGTAAAATGATCCTGCAACACAAGATATTAAAAGTATAAATGGAATTAGCACTAAGACTAATAGTACAAAAGTAAATAGATGCGGtgacaaaaatgaaagaaatggtCTATCTCAACAAAATGATATATACAACAACATAACTGTATTAAAATTAGCTATTAGGCAATTGTCAAATTGCCGATTTAGCACCTAACAAGGTTGCTATGTGGCATTATAGGTCCATGGAGATCATTTTGAGGCCCCGTGAGAATTAGATTGAGATAACCAATTGCTTAGCCTGACAGGGCAGTGGCAATCTACAATACCATAACCTCCTATCAACCAAAATCATGGATAAACAAGctcatggaaaagaaaaggtattaaATACACTGttcttgaaatgaaaaacatgagTTAAGAGAGGTAGCGACTTTTAGAACCCACCTTAACCTTTTGAGTTAACCATAGACCAACATCAAGAAGTAGTCTGTTCCCTGATGCATCTCTCTCATCAGCTGCCTGCATGGCCTGAGCAACATATTCCTGCCCGGCTCCTTCTGCTATCACAATAACCATATGCCCATTTTCTTTGATCCTCtgttcaataaattcaaaaagacCACCAGGACCTTCCAGATAGAATGGCGATTCTGGAATCAAGCAACAATCCTGTTATATCCCAACATGGTTAGCATATCACTCAGTTGTAATATTATAAGTGATTGCAAGCACTAAACGACACCATCTAAGCACATTCTGAAGCAATGTCTTCTCCAACACTTCGTTtggagaaggaaaaagaatgGTATGCTGAAAGTGAAAAAAGCAGGAATATAGTTTATATAATTACTTACACATACAAATACATAAATGCACGCGCGTGTGAAGCAATatgttttctagaaaaaaagagCCTGCAACTTCATTACTATAAAGGGTGGGGGGGAAAAGCAAGCATAAATCTACCATTTTCTGATACATCCAGTGTCAAAGATGGTATTTTGCACTTCCAAATTTTTCCTAACACAAAATTCTGCTGTTAAGGAATAGAGACTAAAACAACAATTTGTGGCTTCATACACACACAAAATAAGCCAAACTTCCTGAAACTGCCAAACTTGGAGGTAAAACCACATTACTGTTATGACTCAATAAAACAGGACGATCATGGCTAAAGTTACTAGCCAATAAGTAACTTGCTCAATCTTATGTCCCCGCCAAGTTACTAATAGTTTCCAATTCTCTCAGCAGCTGCCTTAGATTTATATCACTCTAATAATGGGTCCAAATATTTGTGAGTTCAGGAATCACTGTTACCCAACAAAAGTCTTACCACATCTCGACTTGCCAAAGTTGCAAACATCGCAATGAAACCTGCAGGATTCAAAAGGCAAGGAAGCAGGAAggtaagaataaatataatgataatcttATGGCCATCAATGTGCCATCTATTAATCCATGTTCAACAAGTTTACCACTGTATCTGCCCATCAGTTTAACAATCCCAACTCCATTTTCCACACTTTCAACCTCCACATGTGCAGCATTAATTGCTCTCTGAGCTTCTTCAACAGCGGTATCAAATCCAAAAGATTTGTCTATCACCTAGAACAACACAATTTACTTCATTTTCCAGGTTTCAATACAGTTCACCTCCACCACGTCAATTCCTAActacaaacattttttttaaaaaaaaagcaagaagcCTTGAAAGTCAAACCTTGCTTTGAGGCATAAAATTGCAGAATGGATGACACAACTCACCACTATATCATTATCAATCGTCTTGGGGATCCCAGCAACGGCCACTTGAAGACCACGTTTCTCAACTTCCTTCCAAAAATGAaccaaaaatacaaattaacGTGAAGAAAAAAGCATGACAGTGTGACAAACTTGAATTATACCATAATGCAAGCTGACTGGCTGCTACAATAGAAGGAAGGAAAAAGTTCTTGTTGGAGAATTAACCACCTTGTAAATTAAAGCTGCTCCTCTCTGAGTGCCATCACCTCCAATAATATATACCTAAATATCCACCAAAAAACCAGTCTACCTTATTCCATTCAGGTCGCATACCATATTCAGAAATTTTtaccaaagaaaaaagcatGTAGACCTGATTTATTCTCCTGTCCTGAATATTATCAACTATCTTGTTTGTGTCATGACCTCCTCGTGAAGTGCAAAGAAATGTGCCACCACGCTTATGTATATCATTCACAACTTTGGGCGTcaaatttatggtgttttttGAATAGAAGCCCCTATAACCTCCCTGAAAATTCAATCATTCATTCAAAAACTCtttcttaaacaaaacaaagcaaacCATTCAACAATTAAACAAAACCCTCTACGTAACTCTGAATAAAACTCACCATAATGCCAAGTACATCATCAACTCCATACATATAATTCAATCCGCATACAATCTCGCGAATCACTGTATTGATCCCGGGACATAAACCCCCACATGTCACTATGCAAGCACGCACTTCATCAGGCATAAAATACACCTGCATGGCATCGCACCAATCAAAAACAATCAGCTTCTACCATTTCACACCCGATGCAGTGCTCCCTCAATCACATTCATGTTGTGCCTAATGTAGTTATCGAGCGACCCCAACCTGTGGAAGCACGTGCACCTACCCACCCGTGTACTGAATAATTCctcaaaaaattaatccaaaatgaataaataattattaaaatttaaaaaagtaacatACCTTCTCTCTGGGCCCGGCTCGCCGGAAATGTACACCTCTAGGACTATCTTTATGAACAACAATctacccaaaagaaaaaaaatagtgagaATGCTTGAATGACATGTCGTTTACAGAAGAAAAATGATACGTTAAGTGAGCCTACATTTTGTGCGACTGCATCTTCTGGTCCAACAAAAGTCTGCCTGcccaattcaaaatttaaaaataacagcagaaattttatattaattaaaagaaaaaaataataaatccatgTACTTGACAATCGCGTAGGCTTGGCTGTGATGCAAAGGATTTGGATACGactgcaaaaaaaacaaaaacaaaaaatcctaaaatggaaaataaaaagggaaattTTAATGAAGGAAAAACAGAATGATTGATTACTGGTAGATGAGGGAGGAAATCAGTCAAGTGAGGCACGTCTTCGAGGACGAAACCATCATCGTTAAGAGCTCTGACTCTGAATGGGTGATTTTGGCGccaaaataatgattttgtagGGGGTTTTTTGGATTTGAGAGAGAAGTCggggttaaattgaaataatgagAATTTGTGGTTCAATAATAGTAAGTCAAACGAAGAGGGAGAAGCAGCGAGTGAGAGATCCATCGTCGAAACGGAGAACCTGAAACTGTGTGGGAGAGAGATCGTTTGATTCGGTAATGGAGGAATGATTAGGTGCGGACAACTTAGCTGGATCTTTAATTACGTGCCACGTTGATATTTTAAACATTTCTCTGACTTCTCGGTGGCTTTGATTTGCTGACGGTTCAATCGAGGATTCTGGAGTCGTGTACAACTCTGATCTGTGAACTTTGATAATTTGGTTTTAATTACAAACCGACCATATCAAAAAAcagattctttcttttttcaatttttatttaaaaaacaacgaaattttttaaatagaaagcttttatttgaaacaattttaaaaaaactttgatttaattagCTTTAGTTTATAATAGactttgtgttttttatgagttgtttttatttgattcaattcaattcaatttagttcagtttcaagaatttaaaaccaaaaccaaactgaattttttctagttttctatccgaaattatcaaaaaaaaattgggaaaCAATTCAGTTAATTTCAAATCAGGATTTATGAATATTTTGGATCATTCAGTTAATTTGCCCAACCCTAAGCACTAACAAATGAATAGGCCTATATTTATAGCATTCatttattcataattataaaGAACGTGTGCAATACATACAATACATGAAtgaataaacaaaatttatattaaattgctCATAGTTTTTGCTGAATTCACCATCACCATGATAGTTGACATTCTTCAACCTGCAACAAATGTACAGATCAATGGTCcagaaaaattgaatttcaatagCATGCTCATAATAACTTACCATATTGGACCTCGCATCCAGCTGTAATGTGTTATGTCTAAGTAGCCACTGGCTTCACAGAAGAAAATGATCGATCAGATGTTGTACGACATCCGCGCCTTCTATATGCATGCTCTGATCCTTAACCTGTGAAATATACAGAGTGGCATATGGTTCCTTTAGATAACAGAGACTTGTATattacatttattttcattttccaaGGTGTTTCCTTGCACCTGAGCACTGATGACACCGCCATTCTTCCTAAGAGATAATTAGCATTTTCAAATCACATGCCCAAAAAACACAGCACATCTGTGAGGATGAATGTAagatacatgcatgcatgcacgcACACATAGGGGGGGAAGGGAGAGACCTGAATGACACTATGAGCAGCAAACCTCTGTCTGCAGGTGTGGAAGCTAGCGTCTACTTTTTCCCATGACACACGGGATAGACCTGTCACTAGTTCCTCTGCACAAATAAGGTCCAGTTAACAAACTTGTAAAATTGAAGAACTAACCATAATTAAGGACAATGGAAATTTCGAAAAATACATTCATTGGCAAAATTGGTAAAAGCAAAGGCAATTAAAACGAATAGAGCTAGCATAGCTGCTGCATTGCTTCATTCAAAATATACCTTCTAACTTGTCGAAACTATCATCATCTGTTGAAACAAGCTCAGACTGCTCAGTGTCGCAGGCCTTGCAGCATTCTTCGTATACAATATGTGGATATTCCTTGTTAATATAATCCTCCCACTAAAAGGAAAATGACATTTTAGTAAGTACATTCTAACCAACAGGCAATAATATAGAGGAAAATTACACAGTGGGAGCAGAGGTACCTTCGGCAATTCAATACTACGCCTAATGGACGATGTTCTCCAGCCCACAATATCTAAACAGTTTTCATCAAGGGAACAGAGAAATAAAGACTGTCAAGTTTTCAgattatatattgatggttagctgctttgaagaaataaaaaggatacGATCATAGCAAACATTTGAATATGCTACCCGACGTTTGAATATACGCAATGCTGACCTACAAAATTAGTTAGGTGCTCTTATTAATTACATATTTGGATATCATAAAGATGGCATCTCAAGAAACTATAAAAGAAAGGAATCTGCACAAAGAACTACTGTGTATGTGgcatacatgaaaaaacaatcaccATAATCTTCTATCATGCGTTTAAGCAATGGAGGTTtgccctcatcatcatcattcaaAAAAAGGTGCCGACCTGTTCTCTTAAATATCCAATGAATCAAGAGGTTGGCTGCTTGCTCAAAGGCAGTTACACCAAAAAGAAATGGAACCTGcaatgaaaacattttttgaaCAAAATACACTAAGGATGCTTAATGTGAATTCAATGAGAGCTAAGATTAAGGAATCATTAACATGTGCAATTGGCATAGTAGCAGGAAACAAGTAATACTGTTTGTATGCTCAGATTTAGTAACAAGGAAGTTATAATGGAAAAATGAGTTCAAATGAATTCCACTAGCAGTCAACTAATGACTATAATCAAAATAGAGAAGTCAGGAGTCCAGCTTGTTTTTTCCTGAACAAAGTACCCTATTGAACCATGCCATGAACAACAGTATGACATGATTTTCTCTTTCATCATCATTGTCTTGGCCAGATTTCACCCTAAAAAGTTGCTTATCCAGTAAAACTATCATATACAAGTATGAGATTCTAGTTTGCTTGCAATAAAACAGACCCATTCTATGTTCCCTACTGCTCATAGTATAAGGATAGAGATAACCCTTGGTTGCTCTCTTTTATCTGTTTGCATACAAACATGCTTTTATAACATCTAAACCAGTGCTATGGTCAATTCATACAGCAAACAAGAGAAATTCATCACCTTCAAGCAAACACTCTTGTAAGTATGAGAGAAGCATAAAATACCATTTCAGCACCTTATCCAAAACAATCCTACTCAATACACACAAAATTTTTCcttacaaaaacattttaacaaCCTGATCTTTTGctttttcaatgttttgagtggatgatgatgaaattcgaaaatttaaatgaaaagacACAGTCAAAATAGAATACCTGCTTATTTCCCCTGGAACCAAGGTGTGGTGTAGCAACAGTGATAAAGTTCATAGGCTCCAAGCCACCAATTGTAGCCTTTAAGTCGTCTATGCTTGTACCATCAGTTGAATCTTCTACGTTTTCTTTCTTGGGTGGTCTATACAATCTCCCAATTGCATATCTTGCCACTAATCCTCCCACAGAATGTGCAACAAATGAAATCTTCTGCAAATTTGGCTTTCTTTGAATCACTTCAAGTacctaaaattcaaatattcCATCGATAATCCAGCATAGAAAATGCAACCAAATTTAGTAAATAATTACAGGTAAACCCACGAATCTAAGAACTACTGTACCTCCTCGGCCAAACGGTCGCCCATCACATCAACACCATCAAGTGTCAgcctaaacatatttttttcactacCTACAATGCAAGTAAAACCAACCTAAGCATTCCATTCTTTgtagaaataaaacaaatagcaaaagAATTGATCTAAACTCCACTCAACAAACATCTAAATACCAAACTAAAAAGGAAGGGTTTCGCTTCATATCAATATCGAAAACATAACTAATGATACTTACAATGAACAAATACTTTATCAGGTAAAGTTCTAACAAACTGCTCTGCTCCAAACTTCCAATCAGTGTTACTGATCATTCAAGCAAAACGCCCACAATTAGCAAACAACAGAACTAATTCAATAATTAAGCCTAAAAATTCAGTTAGCTCAGCAAAAGACAAACTTCAAGAGGAAGTTGACATTTTGATCTcataatcaacaaaaataaaccaaacc is part of the Populus nigra chromosome 8, ddPopNigr1.1, whole genome shotgun sequence genome and harbors:
- the LOC133701850 gene encoding ATP-dependent 6-phosphofructokinase 4, chloroplastic-like isoform X1 — protein: MDLSLAASPSSFDLLLLNHKFSLFQFNPDFSLKSKKPPTKSLFWRQNHPFRVRALNDDGFVLEDVPHLTDFLPHLPSYPNPLHHSQAYAIVKQTFVGPEDAVAQNIVVHKDSPRGVHFRRAGPREKVYFMPDEVRACIVTCGGLCPGINTVIREIVCGLNYMYGVDDVLGIMGGYRGFYSKNTINLTPKVVNDIHKRGGTFLCTSRGGHDTNKIVDNIQDRRINQVYIIGGDGTQRGAALIYKEVEKRGLQVAVAGIPKTIDNDIVVIDKSFGFDTAVEEAQRAINAAHVEVESVENGVGIVKLMGRYSGFIAMFATLASRDVDCCLIPESPFYLEGPGGLFEFIEQRIKENGHMVIVIAEGAGQEYVAQAMQAADERDASGNRLLLDVGLWLTQKVKDHFTKVKKMEINMKYIDPTYMIRAIPSNASDNIYCSLLAQSAVHGAMAGYTGFTVGPVNSRHAYIPIARVTEAQNTVKVTDRMWARLLASTNQPSFLNSNEMLPK
- the LOC133701850 gene encoding ATP-dependent 6-phosphofructokinase 4, chloroplastic-like isoform X2, encoding MDLSLAASPSSFDLLLLNHKFSLFQFNPDFSLKSKKPPTKSLFWRQNHPFRVRALNDDGFVLEDVPHLTDFLPHLPSYPNPLHHSQAYAIVKQTFVGPEDAVAQNIVVHKDSPRGVHFRRAGPREKVYFMPDEVRACIVTCGGLCPGINTVIREIVCGLNYMYGVDDVLGIMGGYRGFYSKNTINLTPKVVNDIHKRGGTFLCTSRGGHDTNKIVDNIQDRRINQVYIIGGDGTQRGAALIYKEVEKRGLQVAVAGIPKTIDNDIVVIDKSFGFDTAVEEAQRAINAAHVEVESVENGVGIVKLMGRYSGFIAMFATLASRDVDCCLIPESPFYLEGPGGLFEFIEQRIKENGHMVIVIAEGAGQEYVAQAMQAADERDASGNRLLLDVGLWLTQKVKIATALSG
- the LOC133701851 gene encoding uncharacterized protein LOC133701851 isoform X3; amino-acid sequence: MENRAVENGVCSTESVNVSCDVWSCKNSDSSSADHLVIMVHGILGSNTDWKFGAEQFVRTLPDKVFVHCSEKNMFRLTLDGVDVMGDRLAEEVLEVIQRKPNLQKISFVAHSVGGLVARYAIGRLYRPPKKENVEDSTDGTSIDDLKATIGGLEPMNFITVATPHLGSRGNKQVPFLFGVTAFEQAANLLIHWIFKRTDIVGWRTSSIRRSIELPKWEDYINKEYPHIVYEECCKACDTEQSELVSTDDDSFDKLEEELVTGLSRVSWEKVDASFHTCRQRFAAHSVIQVKDQSMHIEGADVVQHLIDHFLL
- the LOC133701851 gene encoding lipid droplet phospholipase 1 isoform X1 encodes the protein MENRAVENGVCSTESVNVSCDVWSCKNSDSSSADHLVIMVHGILGSNTDWKFGAEQFVRTLPDKVFVHCSEKNMFRLTLDGVDVMGDRLAEEVLEVIQRKPNLQKISFVAHSVGGLVARYAIGRLYRPPKKENVEDSTDGTSIDDLKATIGGLEPMNFITVATPHLGSRGNKQVPFLFGVTAFEQAANLLIHWIFKRTGRHLFLNDDDEGKPPLLKRMIEDYGDCFFMSALRIFKRRVAYSNVCYDHIVGWRTSSIRRSIELPKWEDYINKEYPHIVYEECCKACDTEQSELVSTDDDSFDKLEEELVTGLSRVSWEKVDASFHTCRQRFAAHSVIQVKDQSMHIEGADVVQHLIDHFLL
- the LOC133701851 gene encoding lipid droplet phospholipase 1 isoform X2 is translated as MENRAVENGVCSTESVNVSCDVWSCKNSDSSSADHLVIMVHGILGSNTDWKFGAEQFVRTLPDKVFVHCSEKNMFRLTLDGVDVMGDRLAEEVLEVIQRKPNLQKISFVAHSVGGLVARYAIGRLYRPPKKENVEDSTDGTSIDDLKATIGGLEPMNFITVATPHLGSRGNKQVPFLFGVTAFEQAANLLIHWIFKRTGRHLFLNDDDEGKPPLLKRMIEDYGDCFFMSALRIFKRRVAYSNVCYDHIVGWRTSSIRRSIELPKWEDYINKEYPHIVYEECCKACDTEQSELVSTDDDSFDKLEEELVTGLSRVSWEKVDASFHTCRQRFAAHSVIQEEWRCHQCSG